The Nicotiana sylvestris chromosome 6, ASM39365v2, whole genome shotgun sequence genomic sequence ctgacTCGTCTAGTGatccttatggagagtgtcacctgggcaagcttgcttcctgtagcaccatccATCTCTTAGGTTGGAGGAGgatcccagactcctgctactcgcaccccggagcaggtagctccctagtttcagactccagcagttcagccagttagagcagtttagccgggtgtggtagctcagaccggtgatggagcagctatgtctgccgatgccttgtggaggttggataggtttaccaagctctttactactactttcagcggtgcatctactgaggatccccaggattatctagacaactgttaTGAGGTTCTTAGGAATATTGGGATAGTTGAggccaatggggtcgattttgccactttttgcttgtctggatccgccaagatttggtggagggatttctgtttgacTAGACCAGCCGAATCACTAgatttgacttgggagcagtttactcagctatttctggagaagtttctctccatcactcagagagaggcctatcggaggtagtttgagcgtctctagcagggttctatgactgttacccagtataagACTAGATTtttcgacttggctcgtcatgctcttgtcatatttcccaccgagagagagagggtgaggaggttcattgatggacttattcagctgattcgtcttcagatggctagggagactgggagtgagattactttctaGGAGGCGGCTaatatggccaggagagtggagatggttctatcgcagggaggtggtcatgggtcgaacaagaggccctgtcattcaggcagattaagtggtacctcgtctggaggaagggattcgtatggtagaggccatcctcttaGGCTCTTTCAGTCAGCGCTTCAGGtctctcacggtgcttcaggtgaccgtggttctcacatgcagtatccTGATCatagccctacagtgcaccactagctcctatcagtgaACCGCAgctccagagtttttggggtaGTAATTCAGGTCACCAGTGTCAGTCTTAGTTTCCTCAGCTGCAACACttaggtggatgttttgagtgtggtgagtatggtcatatcaggagggcttgtccgaggttggtgggtactcGATCGCAGCagtagggttcccgtgctatggttcaggcaccaggtgttccacaggccgcctagccagctagagatgggggtagaggtgctagaggtggaggtaaaggtgctagaggtggagcttagaccgctagaggtggaggccagccaacagcagGCCATCCTAGGGATGTAGTTCAGGGCGGTGGGGCCCAGCCCTAATGTTATACTCTCCCAGCCAgtcccgaggctgaggcttcagatatagttattataggtacggttctggtttgtgatagagatgcttcagtgttatttgatccaaggtctacgtactcgtatgtgtcatcctattctGCACcgtatttggttatgcctagtgattctttgagtgatcctgtttatgtgtatacaccagtgggtgattctattgtggttgatcgagtccatcactcatgtatagttgtgattgggggtcttgagactcgtgtagattcgttgcttctggacatggttgatttcgatgtcatattaggaatggactggttatcaccttaccacaccatcttggactgtcatgccaagactatgaccttagccttactgggtttacctcgtttaaaGTAGAGatggactcctagtcattctacccgtagtgttatttcttatgtgaaggctcggcgtatggttgagaaggggtgtttggcctatttggcatatgttcgtgatctTAGTGCttaggttccttctattgattctatgcctatTGTtagtgagtttcctaaggtattcccttcagacttgccgggtatgccacccgacagggatattgatttctgcattgatttggctccgggcactcaacccatttataTCCCGCCGTATTGTGTggccccgcttgagttgaaagagctgaaggagcagttgcaataCTTGCTTGAGAatggtttcattaggccgagtgtttcaccttggggtgtatcggtgttgtttgttaagaagaagggcagatcaatgagaatatgtattgattaccgacagttgaacaaggttacaatcaagaataagtatccaatgccaaggattgatgatttgtttgatccgcttcagggtgccaaggtattttcgaagattgatttgagatctggctaccatcagttgaggattagggcatctgatgtccctaagacagcctttcgcactcggtacgagcattatgagtgcttggtgatgtcattcgggttgacgaatgccctagaagcttttatggatttgatgaaccgagtgttcaggccttacttggattcgttcgtaatagtcttcattgatgatattttgatatattctcgcagccgggaggagcacgagcagcatcttagggtggttctttagaccttgagggatagtcagttatatgttaagttctcgaagtgtgagttctagttgagttcagttgcattcctgggtcatgttgtattagcagagggtattcaggttgatccgaagaagattgaggcagtcaagaactggcctagaccagcatcagctacacagattcggagtttcttgggattgacaAGCTACTATCatcagttcgtggaggggttcttatCTATCGTAGCccccatgaccaggttgacccagaagggtgcccagtttagatggtcggatgagtgtgaggcgagctttcagaagctcaagacagctctaaccacggcaccggtgttggtttttcccacaggttcagggccttacacagtttattatgatgcatctcgtattggacttggtgcagtgttgatgcaggatagcaaagtcattgcttatgctttgcggcagttgaatattcatgagaagaactacctggttcatgatttggagttggcagccattgttcaagcattgaaaatttggaggcattatctgtatggcgtggcatgtgaggtattcacggatcacaagagtcttcagtagttgttcaagcaaaaggagttgaatttgaggtagaggaggtggttggagttgtttatgatatcaccatcttatatcatatgggaaaggccaatgtggtggccgatgctttgagtaggaagtcagctagtataggcagtcttgcttatattctggtaagtgagagacctcttgctttggatattcagactttggccaatccgttcgtgaggttggatgtttctgagcccagccgtgtgttagcttgcacagtcgctcgttcttcattattggagcgtatccatgatcggcagtatgatgatccccattcgtgtgtccttagagacacagtgcagcacggagttaccaagtaggttaccttaggtaatgatggagttttgagattgcagggttgagTTTTTGGGCCTGAtatgatgggcttcgagagttgattttagaggaggcccatagttcccggtactttattcatctgggcgccgcgaagatgtatcaggatttgcggcaacattattggtggcggagaatgaagaaagatatcgtcgcatatatggctcggtgtttgaattttcagcaggttaagtacgagcatcagaggcccggtggttcatttcagaggattcaacttcccaagtggaagtgggagcggatcactatggatttcgttgttggactcccgcagactcggaggaagtttgatgtagtgtgggttattgttgataggctgaccaagtcagtgcatttcattcctgtggcagtctcctattcttctgagaggttagctgcgatctatatccgggagattgttcgccttcatggtgagcctgtgtctatcatttcagatcgaggtacgcagtttaccttgcacttttggagagcagttcagcgagagttgggcacactggttgagttgagcacaatgtttcatcctcagacggacgggcggTCCGAGCGGGCTATTCaaattttagaggatatgctctgagcttgtgtcattgactttggaggctcgtgggatcagttttttcctttagcagagtttgcttacaacaacagctactagtcgagtatccaaatggatccttatgaggatttatatgggaggcgatgtTAGTCTTCGgttagatggtttgagccgggagaggctcggttgttaggtacggatctagttcaggatgccttgcacaaggtcaggattattcaggataggcctcgtacaactcagtccaggcaaagagttatgccgaccgcaaggttcgtgatttggcattcatggtcggtgagcgggtactacttcgagtgtcgcctatgaagggcgttatgagatttgggaagaagggaatgcttagccctaggttcattggcccattttagattcttgatcgagtgggagaggtggcttatagacttgcattgccgccaagCTTGTCAGCCGTGCAtacagtgtttcatgtgtccatgcttcggaagtatcacggcgatccatcccacatgttagattttagcactgtccagttggacaaggacttgtcttatgaggaggagccggtagctatcctagaccggcaggttagtcagttgagatcgaagagttttccttttgttcgtgttcagtggagaggtaagcctcctgaggcatcgacctgggagtccgagcccgatatgcgcagccgttatccccatcttttccccgactcaggtacttccttcttctgtccgttctaGGACGAATGATcgttttaaaggtggagaatgtgatgacccaagaggtcatcacttattttaaaatgaaattctacattccaaggctttaaaaacctcttttagcatcacctcgatttgcatgcgcagtccgtgcgcgtagtcggaaagcctatatgtgaaaatctatgaaaaatgataaattttgactataaaataaactaatttgacttcggtcaacattttgggtaaacggatccggacccgtgatttgatagtCCCGGGGGAtctgtaggaaaatataggacttggacGTTTGcctggaatggaattccgaggtcccaagcccgagaaatgaatttttgaagaaaattattttctgaaattgtttataaggtttagaaatgaatttttgattagaacatattggtatcgggcccgtattttggttctggtgcttggtacaagtcttatatgtgatttaagataattttgtgaagtttggtaagaaacagaatccatttgacgtgattcggaccttaaatgcaaatgtgatgtttaaagaagttttgagaaatttctatgattttgagatttaattcgatgttcatgatgttattttggtaatttgattacacgaataagtctgtagtatgtttttgaggttgtatgtatgtttggtttggagccccgatggctcgggtgagttttggatagtgttattatggttttgttgtaaatcttgaattgttctctcatatttctcttaagtttttGTTGGATTCGATATTCCCCCAATGTACCCCCTCCTATTttaattgtttattcctgtttattttccgttgtatattatataaccgaacaggtttatctggagtttggtcctagcctcgtcactacctcgccggggttaggccaggcacttaccaacacatagggtcggttgtgctgatgctacactctgcactatgtgcagattccggagcagcttttggatagtagcacttggggagcctgccttcagtccagctagagatcccgaggtagtcctacaggcatcCGCAAGCCCAacgttctcttctactttattatgtactctgttttcattagatttcgagattgattgtatttctttcagacatttgttgtagtaatcttagtccgtccatgatattgtgacaccggattccgggtagagatgtgtgttgtcattatcgtactggtcttggttattatattagattaagtcttcTGCTTGCTTTCATTTATCATTAATATCTAAATGTTGGATATCTGTTAattcagattgttaaaaagggttaaaaatgaaagagttagaaatttctatgtttagtggcttgcctaacttctaggagtaggcgccatcacgactcccgagggtggaaaattcgggtcgtgacaactgatcaacaaattgatgaaattttgagcttcaaacagaaaccaatggagacactgcaagaAATATAGGAACGATTCAAAGGAATGCTGGCTATATGTCCGCACCGTGGTATTCCAGAGCAGATGTTGGGATAGCGATTTTACATGGGTCTGATAGATGGTGTGAAAGCTAATGTTaatgcttcagctggtggagcatttttgagtaaaacatggagagaaagccagagcctgcttgacaagatggcacagaattcggggtggacaaTCAGGAATACACCTATCACTCCAAtagttcactcagtgcccttagatccgTCCAACACTCTTGCTGAAGATATGTCCACCTTAATGACGCAGATGCGTATACttaccaaaaaggtggaagagtcctAGTAGAAGCAGTAGgtgcacattgtagatactaccaattGGGGCTTATGCatatcttgcattagtcagccaattggtaacctatggaatgcagaaagtgatcatcatcactaccttgaggacatgaattatgtgtctaattatggggACCAGAGACAAGGTGGTCAAAATTGGGGCCAACAAAATCAGCCATACAGGCCAGTCCagccacaactcaacaatagaaATATGGGAGGCATGCGACCTCACAATAATGTGGCGCCCTACCAAAGGCCACACGGATACAACAATCAAAATCAGTAGTAGGGTTATCATTCTCCTCAACAACAATATGGTGGGAGATATGAAGATGAGTTTGCTAGACTCGAGGCAATGATGCAACATGTTATTGGGTCAAATGCGAAAATGAGTGAAAGGGTAGATGCACATGAGTCAGCTATAAAGATTATTGAAGTGCAGATGGACCATATTTCGATGTCTTTGAATAATTGTCCTCATGGGACATTGCCTGCAGACACGCAGGTAAATCTAAAAGATCAAGTcccgaagcagctgatggcagtAAGTCTACGTAATAGCAGAGACTTAGACTTGgagcaagagagggctcgagaaagCAGATAGGCTGAGACACTTGTACCATTGCCTATTGAGCTAGATGATTCAACAaaactgacagaggtgacagtGCAGCCTGCCCAGGATGAAACCAACACACAAATTGAGGttgagaaagaagctgagacagcCCAGGAACCGGTAGTTGAGGTGGTTTCTGACAAAGAGAAAACCCAAATCATTGGGACGAAGAAACCTCCAACACCATTTCCACAGAGGCTGGCCAAATACCAGAAAGAGGAACAATataagaaattcttggagatgctgaaacaaatccaggtaaatattccattgattgatgctttgaaggagatgtctggttatgcaaaaatgatgaaggacttgatgtcccaaaaattcgatttccaagacttggccacaatGACTCTAACTCAGACCTGCAGTTCTGTGGTAACTAGACTAGTTGCTAAAAAGTTGTCTGATCCAGAAAGTTTCACAATTCCTTGCACCATCGGTAACTTTCCCTTTGCCaaggcactttgtgatttgggtgctagcataaatcttatgcccctggcgatctataagaggttggggatTGGAAAAGCTAGACCCATATCTATGTTATTGCAGCTGGCTGACAGAACTGTGAAAAGACCTTCTGGTATCTTGGATGACGTGTTGATACAGGTAGGGAATTTATGTTTAATGCAGATTTTGTGATACTAGAttgcaaggtggatgaagaaattccctAATTTTGGGAAGGTCATTCTTGGACACAGGGCGAGCTCTCATTCATTGTCAAAttggggagctcaagatgaggttgaacaatgaggagataacattcaacgTGCAGAAATCTATAAGACGACCAAGTGAATTtgccaattgttctcttattgatgtcgtgaATGTAATCATGGAAGAGGATGATGAGACACTGACTATTGAAATCCTCTTGCTGCATGTCTTGTGAATCTAGATGAGGTGAATGAGAAAGAATTAGCAGAATGTGTGTTGGCTTTAGAGGGTAGAGGGTTTTGTGATAGAACACTTGAATTCGAGCCGTTACACTTAGAAaacagagaaactcctccagccaagccatccatagaagaaccaccaaagctggagttgaaaccactgcccgcccatctcaggtatgcGTTCCTAGaacctaactccacattacctgttattatctcatctagtttgtt encodes the following:
- the LOC138871860 gene encoding uncharacterized protein → MSERVDAHESAIKIIEVQMDHISMSLNNCPHGTLPADTQLDDSTKLTEVTVQPAQDETNTQIEVEKEAETAQEPVVEVVSDKEKTQIIGTKKPPTPFPQRLAKYQKEEQYKKFLEMLKQIQVNIPLIDALKEMSGYAKMMKDLMSQKFDFQDLATMTLTQTCSSVVTRLVAKKLSDPESFTIPCTIGNFPFAKALCDLGASINLMPLAIYKRLGIGKARPISMLLQLADRTVKRPSGRALIHCQIGELKMRLNNEEITFNVQKSIRRPSEFANCSLIDVVNVIMEEDDETLTIEILLLHVL